The nucleotide window GGCCAATTGTTTTACAACACTAACATTTTACATGAAACTGGTGGAAGGACAATAGGCCTATTAGATTTATTGTAGGCTAATGTAACAATCTGTCACTTGCAAACAAAACGAGGACCACACTCACTGCAGGGTATGGGAAGCGACATTCCTTACTGACACAATGGGTAGAGAAATAGGTAGGCAAAGTCACGGAAGAATGAAAGGGCTTATTTTGTAAACCTGCTTGTTCCTTTTTGTCTGGTGGTAAACAATCGGTTTTGATGCATTGAATACTTTAAAAGGGTGTCTTTTTCAGCGAACGCAGGTGTAGGCTGCAATAGAGGACTACCGCAAGTCTCGTGTTTTGGTGTGAGCAGATTATTCAAATAGGGCGCACACGGAGTTAGGTTTGGACGCTATAGCGCAGAACACAGAGTTGAACCACAGCAAGGCAAGGAGCCAACGTCATACAAGAACTTCTGTCATCGTCAGTCGCTCTGTGGAGTGTGGAGGTACAGATAGGAAGACAGTCTACTCATGATCCAGCCTCCGGGCAGCAAGAATACTGCCAACCTGGGCTACCCGTGGTCCCCAATCGGTTTTGGGTGCTTTTTAATCTGCTGCTGTGAGGCTGTTGAAGAAATAAATTAGTTTTGGACTGTCCACAATGCTGAGCGCTGTCAAAATGGAAGGACACGACCATTCAGACTGGAGCGCATACTACACAGAGCCTGAGGTAGGTAGAGTTTATATGTATTTTGCTGGCTATACAACTCAATATTAGCCTTGAGATAATATTAACTTTGTGATCAAATATTGACTTGAGGCGCCTCGGAATCCTCCCCGATCGTTTTGCACTCTGATTTCACATATGCCATATGGAAGAAGAATAAAAAGGTTGATTAAATGCCCATTTATCGTTCATTTGTGAAATGTTAACATATTTTCTCCATATTTTCTCCATATTTTCTCCATCCTTTAGAAATATGTGTAGGTTTATTTAAATAGTTTCTTCCCCTATCATATTTAACGCATATATTCCTAAATATctaggcctataggctacatCCTAAATTTTGTGCAAACGTATGAACGAACTCCTGTTAACGAATTACAAATGAATTATCCTACACTCTGATCAGGGGGCCTTGATGAACGTGCCTCGTTGATTTAACGTCTCTCCGTTTTTCTTAGTGCTACACCACAGTTGGAAACATGAACTCCGGACTTGGAATGAACTCAATGAGCACCTACATGAGCATGCCTGGAATGACTTCGACAGGCAACATGACAACCAGCCCTATGAATATGTCATACGTGAACACGGGTGTGAACCACTCAATGGCTGGGATGTCACCGGGCTCTGGGGCCATGCATGGCATGGGAGCTGGGATGGCGGGGATGAGTGCCGCTCTCAACCCAAGCATGAGCCCAATAAACGCACAGCCTCCGTCAATGAATGCCCTGACTACCTACAGCAACATGAGCGTTATGAGCCCCATGTATGGACAGTCCAACATAAGGTCGAGGGACCCGAAAACATACCGTAGAAGCTATACACATGCCAAACCCCCATATTCCTATATCTCTCTCATTACGATGGCCATACAGCAGTCAACCACAAAGATGCTCACGTTGAGTGAGATATACCAGTGGATCATGGACCTGTTCCCTTTTTATAGACAAAACCAGCAACGCTGGCAGAACTCTATACGCCATTCACTGTCATTTAAtgactgtttcctcaaagtTCCCAGGTCGCCAGACAAGCCAGGAAAAGGCTCTTTCTGGACGCTTCACCCGGACTCAGGGAATATGTTCGAAAACGGCTGCTATCTTCGGAGGCAGAAGCGTTTCAAGTGCGAGAAATTACTAGAGTCTGGAGGGAAGGCGTCCGAGGGCGGATCTAACAGCAGCTCGGAAAGCTGCAACGGCAACGAGTCACCGAACCCAACTCCTGCTGTCAAAGAGGTTAAAAAACCAGAGTCGAAACTCCGACAAGCAATGAGCCCCGTGCgcgcaccctctcctctccctcagacaCATCATCTTTTGCCTCAGCATCATTCGGTGCTCGTGCATGAGGGGCACCTGAAACCCGAGCACCACTATTCTTTCAACCACCCTTTCTCCATAAACAATCTCATGTCGTCGGAGCAGcagcatcaccatcatcatcatcacaaaaTGGACTTAAAAACATATGAACAGGTGATGCAGTACGGCTACGGCTCACCAATGACAGGGGCACTGTCAATGGGCTCAATGTCTAAAACTGGCATAGATGTTTCGACACCTACAGACACATCATACTACCAAGGTGTGTATTCTAGGCCAATTATGAACTCCTCTTGAATCtttctacaatgtacatttcgGCCAACTAACAATTTGTACATATATCTGGATACGAAAGGCAACCCATTGGACCAATCTGACGACGAAAATGTCCCATGATTCCTACCTTTCCTGAAGGATTTAGCCTATAGCTTTCTAAGCTAATTAATATTTGTAAAACTTGATGCTCGATGCCAATATCCGTTGTGTTACCTATTGATTATTTTATGTGTAACTTTGTACTCATGTAGCAaacgaaaaatatatattaaagtatGTCTTGATTGTTTTTGATGGTTTTTATAATGCAATTTATGCCACTCGATGAAAGGAAATGTATAGACTACACCAGGCCTACAGAAATGGTTCAGAAAATCGAAAAATAGGCCTAAATGGCACAATGTACGTTTACAAATTAGCCGATAAACAGGTGGGATAATTCAGAGATAAAACGACGGGGGTACATTTAGGCAATTTATTGATACAATATTTGCATTTATAAATTTGACAATAGAAACTGAAATAATTTTTGTAGTAACAACCAGCCTATAGTTTCTGAAATTGTATAATAATAACTTCAACAATAGCCATCATACAATTAGTCTACAAACAATTGAATTTGCATTCATATTTTATTATGGTTGTTGTTATGTAATTGGTATGATGAATTATTTAGAtaattttaattatttaaaataaTAAGTATTTGCAATAAACGTATAAAATCCctgctgagtgagtgagtgagtgagtgagaacaGTCGGCCATGAAAGTAATGCTCCAATTCCCCTTTTGAGTCAGCCCCACAGTGTTTAAACCACTTAACGTTTGACTTGGTTACCACTGATCCGATAACTGATAAAAAGCAGTGTCACGTACCCTCTCTGAATAGGCCTACATCAACACCGTTGATGTCAGCATGCACTCTCGCCAAAGGAACGCAAGCACATCAATTTGCAGCCGTGTGGCTAAAGGTCTTGCTAGGCTCCATTTGCACCCCATGTTACCCAAGGTTATTGATAGCATAATAGGATAATAATCTGCAAACAGTTGGCTGAATGCAAGCACTGGCCCAGACTACAATCTACACGCTTTTATAGTTACATCTGTCACATAATGTTTCTGTCCAGTTTGTCTATAAAAATACAACTGTTTATTGTTTTCCTATGGGCCTAATGCAAATTGCTTTTCAAAATCGATAGGGCTCTATGTAAAACAATCTTTGTTTAGGAAGGCTAACCTAAATCTTTCATTTGTGACGTTTGTCTGAACAAAATGTTGATAGGCTACACCTACACCATCATTCAGTATTTAAGCGCAATACAGAGGTTAGTCATTAAAACAACTGTTATTTAACCTATGGTGAGCAGTGAGGACCGTTTTCAAGTTGATGGAATAAGATGGAAAGAGGCTATATTAAAATAGAAAGTAGGTAGGCCCTATCACAAAGGTGCAGCCATGGTGGACAGGCCTATTGGTCCATGATCGGCGTGTTGTCTGTTGCTGTAAAATAGTCAAATAACATAAACGATAAGACCGTTATTTTGAAAATGAAGCAAGTTTCATGAACAGGAGTAACAATTCAATTACTATATTAGGGGTATTTGCGTTGTTGTGAATTATTTTTCACAGACTATTTTTGTTTCGTTTACATTGTTATCATGCGTTTCTTTTATGAAATAGAAGTGAGATTCAGGTACGCCTTTGCTAATGTCAAAATCCACGGGGTCAGTGTCTTTGAATTATTGATCTTCTCCTGTTCCAGGGGTAATGCAGGTCCAGGGTTTGTCAATTACTTGGTAGTATTAAATGTATGTTCACGAACTTCATTTCTGAGTTCCTTGGCTGGAATAATTTAGGCTACGTCCAGCCTTCGAAAATGGAGGAAACATAATCAGTCTAATTATTTCGTGTCTTTCCCCAACAGCTCACACAATTGCGTAACACAATTCCTGGAATTGCTGTGCAACCAAATTAAATAATATCGAATTCCATTAGTAAATGCTATGTAGGCCTTTGCCAGAAACGCTATTtcgtaaaagaaaaagaaaaaaattacaAGAAAAAAGAAATACGTGCATCCGATTTTGAAATGATAGAACATTTGGGTGTTTTGAAAACACAGCTTATGCACCAAATTCACCTAATTTGGTCAATGCATGGCTACAGCTGAAGTGCAAATTGTAACGCAGATAACTAATAATAGGCCTACTTGGAATTGAACGACCAGCCCTTCTGCGAAGACTGAAGATCTAGGCCCTTATTTGCTGTAGGATTGGGAACACCCAAGTAGTTGTTTCCTGGGTGATTTCTGAAAACAGTACAGCTTTTGGCATCTGTGGGGCTATCCACTTCAGTTTAATGGACAGTACTGGACAGTCATTGGAAGCAACTGCATGAAAATGCAGTTGTCTATAGTGATATAGATTTGTATTGTCCTACTGTATTTATGTAGCTGGATATAAAcaacacaaaaataaatacatgtttttaCTGCTGAATATCCAATTTCCCACCAACAGAACAGGCCAAACTGCTGAAAAAATGGCTTGAGATATGGGAAAGCGCCAGGGTGCAAAGGGtccaaatgtgtgtgagagggagagacttgaCTTGCATAGGTTGATCTCTCTGGCAGCCTGGTGTGAAATTCCTGACATTGGGGGAGCCTTTCATGGGCGGGCGGCATAGTGGCGTTTACGTTCCGGGGAACGGAGCACTCGGAAAGGGAGAAGAGAGTCAACATTGCCCCATTGACTGCGGTTGAGAGGTCTGCGGTCTGAACCAGCCCTGACCCCCTCAGTCCCCCTTCACGTTCTCCTCACGGCTCTCACACTGGGTCAACACTCAGTCAATCCATCAATAAATCCATTCCTTCTATCAATCATGTGGACAGTGAGCTCTCCTCGGCTGCTGACAGGCTCCTGTCAAGAGGCTGTGTGCCGTAAAACCATGAGAACCTTCTGCTTTCTCCATCAGGGAGAAAACGAATGGCAAACGGTACAGATACGGTGCATCCTTTTATCATCATCAGGGTTTtaactctttcttttttttcctgaatGGATGTTGACAAGTGAAATCAACAACAATTTGAGAAGTTCCAGGACCTGGCGTCTATTGCTGCAATTAAAAACATCCATACACATGCcccctgtgagagagagaataggctGCCGGTGGTGTTCTAAGTCAGGCATCATTTTCAAAGTCtgtggatgtgtattgtgtTTCATTGAAGACAAAGCCTCTGGGTTCCCTTCCCAGACAACTGCCTTGAAGCCCAATGTTCCAGGGGCTGATAACCACTGCGGTCGAGGAATATTCTAGCGGCATGGCAGATTAAGGCCAAAGGCCATTGTAATGCACCCAAATCCAGATTTATCGGATGTGATTGGACCTTGTTTTGCCATTAGCAATCGAAAGACCCCCAGAGGAGACATTGAGACAATAACAAGACAAGAGATTTAACAGTATTCTCCATGTCAAGAGGCAGTGTTCCCTGTAGCAGACAAGCTCAGTTTCCCAGTCAATAgatcacagagacacactgctttttgcaagACCCTGCCAATACACAAACAACATAACAAAATGATCGATTGAGATTCTGATGTTAGGAACAAATATGCATACTGggacacaatgacaaatgttttgagcgctaaaacagaacacaaaagCATGCTAGCATAGCAGAAATTGTATGAATTGTGGTTTATTTGGGTTTTAACATAGAAGCTCACAGGTATCAATGGAAATCGGATCAAGAACTCAGCATCAACGCTTTTCATTTCTTATGACACGTGTTGAGAAATCGTAAAATGCAGTAAAGAGACAGGGAACAGGTTCTGACCTGCCTTTGAGAATGGTCAGTTGCAGGGCGGGTACAGACACTGGGAGTTATATATTAACCCCAGCTGCCTATTGGACCTCAGACAGGATCGATGGCTAGatgctgtgtgtatgtaggccaTGAGCCAGGGATATTGGATGTGTCTGTTATtcattagtcattatttggTCAAAATGGATGTAGATACCCCCATCCTCAGTACCCAGAAAAATTCCAAGAAATAAGCATTTAAACCCATTGAGCTTTTGGCaatgaaaaaaaagatttggCTCCACTTTTTTGTATTTACTTATCCAATCTGTTTGGAGATGAGAATAGTCAAACGACGGGAGGCAGAGGCATATTATCACTAGGAAACATTTAAGTGAACATTTGGTGATAAAGGTGGCCAGCCCCCTGGCTTAACGCAATTAATTCAGCATCCTGACATAAACTCCTGGCTCTATTGACAGCTTGGAGCTGAAATAAAAATGCGAGTTCTCCTGGGAACAGAAGAAGATGGCAGGCTCCTTTCGAGACTGTTTGCTCACTGGTCCTGAGAGCAATCTTCTCCAGTCAGAATGAAATGCAAGGACACAAACAATGTGCCGGGGAGGAGAATGGAGGATGGCGAATGAACAGTTTGGACTATTTGCTCAGCAGAAGGGCAGCCACAAAGGCTGGCCGATAGCTTTCCCATGAATCAAGCGCGGTGTCTTAAACTCCTTTTGTTACCGCGGGTTTGCCACCCTTCTGTTAGATAAGACTGGGGATGCCATACGCCTCTGAACACCCACTTTTTCTGCAAAACTGtactgtcacgtgaccacatcTGCATGATCAGCTCTTGATTGTCTTCTATTTCGCTCATTATCATTCAAGCCTTTTGTTTTACGGACTGAGTTCAGACCTGCACGTGTCGTCGTTAATTTGTGGCTTTAGCCACTTTTGGAGAAGCCAGAGGTTGTGAATGAAATCTGGCTGCTGCTCACAGCTTTTGCATGCATCGTTGAGAAGCAAAACAAATGTTCCACATGATAGTTTGGTGAGAAGATTCACAACCACAGAGCCCTCCCCATAACCCTAGGCACAGAGCAAGCACCCATCAACGGTGGTAATAGTTGAATGAATAAAAAGATTCTTATTGACTTTTAGTGCATTTTGCATCCCCAATCACCCGCCCATCCCcaccaaagccccccccccccccccccccccccccctgcccaatTCACACTGGGTGGCCAGACCTGGGGTCTGAAAGGCATACAGATCGGCGCCTAAGCTCTTTTTGCCTTAAAAAAGCGACATTGTACGTCTCAGTGAATGGCCGACAGCTGTTTATCTAGTGAGAACTTAGTATTGAGATGTGCAAAAAGTTCTCTGCGACATTAGCTATTTGGGCCTTAATGCATTATTCTGTCTGCTAAATTGCTGAACTAAAAAGATGGGAATAGTCACCTATGTCTTCCTAGAGGCACATGATTGGGAGAAGCATTAAGTGCTCTGAAGTCCGGACTCTGTAATGCTATAAACACAAACCTTTATGGCATTAGTGAGTTCATGACTCCTTCTTTGACCTTACAGATTGATTGTTAGAGATAGATAGGTACCTTTTTCAACCCCCAGGGAAAACTGCAGCATGAGAGTAACATATCAAAGACAGTTATCAACAAATTACACACAGCAGTGatttgaaataaataatataCACAGTGTACACAAGTCATGTTCAGAAGAACCAAACAATAACACATTGTTTGAAAGGGAATGTGAAATAAGTTATTTGAGACACGTGATAGCTGATCAACCCAGTATTTAAACATCTGAAGTAACTATACCAGACTGTAAAAGACCTGTTAATGTTCAACTtcacaatgacaaaaaaaagataATTTATGAAGAGTCAGATCTCAAATGCTCTCTCCTTTAAGGTTAGAAATAAATCCTAACCCATAAAAAGAACGATATACAAACTCAATTGACAGAATCCAGCAACTGTCCTGCCAAGTGCAGACTAAGACCACATCAGTGCTACAGCGTACGGACGTGCACTTGGGGTGACATTGTGAAGGGCCGTTGAAAGTCCTGGTTGTGTCGTGGTATGAGACGTGGTTCAGGGAGTGACACACGGGTACATTTTCTCAGACAGAGTGGCTGAGGTACGGAGTGGTGCACGATTCTTCATGGCTCGCCGATGTTGAAACACGGAGCTGTTCACAGAATTGCACCGCACATTCATTTGCACACTCCTCATCTCAGTGCTTCACTTTGGCACTGCTTTAGAATTTATCAACATTCACAGATAATCTACCCCAAGTATGTTAGTTACCCACGCTTAACTAATGACCTAAAGTTGATTTTACTGAGCAGTTTATTGTGGCACCGAAGGTTACCTTTGAATACAAAATTCCCTGAAGTGTTAAAAACTCTAAAAGCCCAAAGGGATTCAATAACATGGCTTTCCATTCTGGAATGTTCCGCTCCTGTGTTGAGAGTGTGAGGTCTCAGTAAACAGCATTCAGAGCACAATGTCCTGGGTGTAAGGGGCAGATGACTCAAACATTCCAGGGCAGTTCAATATGTACGATTCCAGGCTAATAGTGTTGACTTATGACTATTAAAAGGAAACTATAGGAATATTATGAAAAGCTCAAATTATTTTGTGATATGTATTTATAGCTCAGTAATAACATATTTATAAAAGTGTATAAGTGACTGGAAGGACTGCCTTCTGGTTTTATTCCAAACAAACGTTATATTAATGCAGTGCAATAATTGCGATTATGCAAGAATTAATGCAGTTGTGCTTTTTCAATGCCAAATTCCCATTTGGTTGTGTACACCTATCCatgccagggttagggtttgtgagagagagtggtatTGTGATGTCTACCATCTGAGAGTAGTACGATATGGGACAGGCTTATGAAAGATTTAACACCAGGCCCTAAGCTCTGAATCTGTCCCTTCTCCCCAAAGCAGGTTTCATCCCATTGTACACCCAGGGGTTGTGCATTCTGAGTGAATGTCGGACGAAGATAAGAACCTATAAAAGCTTCCCTGAGAGGCGGAAAAAAAGGAGAATGAGAAAAAGGCCCAAGTGTATGAAGGAGACTCTTAACCAATGTCTTACCTAGCTACCAGGTTATGACCTTGCGATGGCACCAGAAAGGTATGCGGGCAATGTTTAACAAGACATCCATCTTACCTGGTCCCTCCACAACAAGGACATTTGTTTTACAGTCATTAGGGTCCAATTTTTAAGCTGCTCACCTGTGCTATCATTCCAAAGGAGTAGGTGTACTGTCGCACCTTTGATACGGTTTTTACTATTTAGAAACAGTATTTGCTACGCTCACGCATAAAGAGCTGTGCACACAACATTCAATGACGTTCTAACATTCTAAGCAAGCTTTGTTTATTCACTAAATAATTCAACCAAGGACAGCAATAGTGATTACAGGGAACAGTATATTGaatgacacatacacatacagtatattgcaGATATATGGACAGGGTGCTCCGTTTCCTTGGTGTGTGGACACAACAGAAACCGCTAACCGACGGGAGAAGGATGTCTGATGTTTACTACGTTTACTACCCGAGAGTTTACAACCGCATACAGTAGTTTCATGTAAAACAGGGATGGCCAGGTGCTCCGTGATAATACAGGGTGTGCTCTCCATAAAGATCCAAAACGTATAAACCAAACCAGACagatgtctccctgtctgtgtcaACACCACTTCTCCGTAATTGACTCAAACTCATTCTAACCGGCCAGTAAAGATCTTATGAGCTACAGAATAGCATCCAAACCCTTACTAACACCCATTCCGGAAACTTACAAGGGTCTACAAATCTCCACTTGGGGGCAAAGACTTGATTTCACAAGGCTAGGCGGTGCTTTTTCAGGGAAAAACAGACCAGATACATGGGAAGGACACACCAAAGACAATCGGGCCAAAACGAGGCCTTTCTGAGAATCTTATCATTTGTTAGCGGTGAGTTCATATCGCTCAGTGTCAACCCACAGCACCAGTCCTGCCACCCCCCAGTGTCCCTCCACCCgtcttgggggggaggggggggggggggctctcagagAGCTGGGGTAAATGATTGACCTGACACTCCCACACTCTACAGTTCCTCTAGTGTTTGGCTGGGCCTGTTGACACAGTGGAGCTTCATGttattcccccccctccccccccctcccccccaacgcCCTTAGCATCTCTTTTAAACTCTTCTCTTCAAGTTCCACGACATACCACTCAGGCTCGGCTTGGAAggataacacacaaacaaacgatTGGTTCACCAGGGCACATAAGAGAGCCTGATTGCTGCCCCTCCGACAAAGACATGCGGAAACAGAGAATGGATTCTATGAGGAtgaatgagggcctgtttttgaCCGGCCTTCATTTCCTGCCTCCAATAAAAGCACTTGACAGCCTATAAATGAGCATCCGAGTTCTCATTCACAGCATGAATTGAGACAGAGCTCAAGGGCCCCTTttaattaacacacacatacacactacagaATGAACCATCACCTATTTATATCACCATACACAAGTAAAATGAGATAAGGACCCAGCCAAACTAATATAGGGTTGTCATTGTCAATTGTTATTTCAGCAACCTCCTGTCTTGTGTCATTTCTACAGTATAATATTTAGGCTATGTTGCCATGTTACTGCTTTATAGTCGAGAAGATCATCAGTGGGCTGATTAATTTGACCATTGGATCCATCTAAAACCCTTTCTATGTTTTTAGCTGTATGAATACCAGCTAGTAATGGCCACCTCCATTGCTCCTAGCATGGCCCACCAAGAGCGGACTGAGAGCTTGGCGGCTTTGCACTTAGATGAATCAGGTCCTAAAGCTAATATGAAATATCAGCGTTCTCTTCAATAGGGCTGAGCGGGACAAAGCAAAAGGAAAGTTGTCCATTAATCATTAACTGTACTAAAAGCCTGGCTCTTTGTATTCCCTTGGTGCCTGGGTTATCTGGCTGCCATGTGACAAGCCGGGGCCTTTTTCTAGTAGATTGGGAAAAGCCAGTGAGCAAACACAGGT belongs to Osmerus mordax isolate fOsmMor3 chromosome 8, fOsmMor3.pri, whole genome shotgun sequence and includes:
- the LOC136947888 gene encoding forkhead box protein A2-like, with protein sequence MLSAVKMEGHDHSDWSAYYTEPECYTTVGNMNSGLGMNSMSTYMSMPGMTSTGNMTTSPMNMSYVNTGVNHSMAGMSPGSGAMHGMGAGMAGMSAALNPSMSPINAQPPSMNALTTYSNMSVMSPMYGQSNIRSRDPKTYRRSYTHAKPPYSYISLITMAIQQSTTKMLTLSEIYQWIMDLFPFYRQNQQRWQNSIRHSLSFNDCFLKVPRSPDKPGKGSFWTLHPDSGNMFENGCYLRRQKRFKCEKLLESGGKASEGGSNSSSESCNGNESPNPTPAVKEVKKPESKLRQAMSPVRAPSPLPQTHHLLPQHHSVLVHEGHLKPEHHYSFNHPFSINNLMSSEQQHHHHHHHKMDLKTYEQVMQYGYGSPMTGALSMGSMSKTGIDVSTPTDTSYYQGVYSRPIMNSS